One genomic window of Aquisalimonas sp. 2447 includes the following:
- a CDS encoding lipopolysaccharide assembly LapA domain-containing protein: MRRLLGLAAILLIILFGLSFSLLNATRVDVDYYFGAIGMPLSLALVAALIVGAVLGVLSALGVVLGKQRELRRLRKRVRDSEKELSELRRLPLKDNH; encoded by the coding sequence ATGCGTCGGTTGCTCGGGTTGGCGGCAATTCTTCTCATCATCCTGTTCGGATTGAGTTTCTCCCTTCTTAACGCCACTCGCGTGGATGTCGATTACTACTTCGGCGCCATCGGCATGCCGTTGTCGCTGGCACTGGTCGCGGCGCTGATCGTCGGCGCCGTGCTCGGTGTTCTCAGTGCACTGGGCGTGGTGCTGGGGAAGCAGCGGGAGCTGCGCCGCTTGCGCAAACGCGTGCGCGACAGTGAAAAAGAGCTGAGTGAGCTGCGCCGCCTGCCCCTGAAGGATAACCACTAG
- the lapB gene encoding lipopolysaccharide assembly protein LapB → MLELFWLLLPVAALSGWIIGRRGRPAGDRSGPGDGLRGDYFQGLNYLLNEQPDKAIEVFTRMVEVDSDTVETHMALGNLFRRRGEVDRAIRIHQNLIARPSLNREQRTLALLELGEDYLRAGLLDRAENLFQEVVETGNYMPQALTHLLDIYQQEKEWENAIHVAARLEQQSDRTMGPRIAQFYCEQVEAAWRQGEINHARNLIKRALTADPDCVRASILQGDIERSVGNYKQALKCYQRVRDQDRDYLPEVLVGLHECYTQLGRADGFRQFLEGVQREYAGASVVLALAERIRQEDGEDAAARYLVAQLRARPSVRGLNRLIELNLGRSGQADGEDLEVLRELFHSLLRDRPGYACRSCGFQARTMHWHCPSCRSWATIKPIHGVQGE, encoded by the coding sequence ATGCTGGAACTCTTCTGGCTCCTGCTCCCGGTTGCCGCCCTCTCCGGGTGGATCATCGGGCGTCGCGGCCGCCCCGCGGGCGACCGTTCCGGGCCCGGTGACGGGCTCCGGGGAGACTACTTCCAGGGTCTCAACTACCTGCTCAACGAACAGCCGGACAAGGCCATCGAGGTCTTTACGCGCATGGTGGAGGTGGACTCCGACACCGTAGAGACCCACATGGCCCTGGGCAATCTCTTCCGCCGGCGCGGTGAGGTGGATCGGGCCATTCGCATCCACCAGAACCTGATTGCGCGGCCGTCCCTGAATCGCGAACAGCGCACTCTGGCCCTGCTGGAACTGGGCGAGGACTACCTGCGGGCCGGGCTGCTCGATCGTGCCGAGAACCTCTTTCAGGAGGTCGTGGAAACCGGCAACTACATGCCCCAGGCGCTGACTCACCTGCTCGACATCTACCAGCAGGAGAAGGAGTGGGAAAACGCCATTCACGTGGCGGCAAGGCTCGAGCAGCAATCCGACCGCACCATGGGCCCACGGATTGCCCAGTTCTATTGCGAGCAGGTGGAGGCTGCCTGGCGCCAGGGCGAGATCAATCATGCCCGCAACCTAATCAAGCGTGCACTGACGGCGGATCCGGATTGTGTGCGTGCCAGCATTCTGCAGGGCGATATCGAGCGCAGTGTGGGCAACTACAAGCAGGCCCTGAAATGCTATCAGCGGGTGCGCGACCAGGACCGTGACTACCTGCCGGAAGTACTGGTGGGACTGCATGAGTGTTATACCCAGCTGGGCCGTGCGGACGGGTTCCGGCAGTTCCTGGAGGGCGTGCAGCGGGAGTATGCCGGTGCCTCGGTGGTGCTGGCTCTGGCCGAGCGCATCCGCCAGGAGGACGGGGAGGACGCGGCCGCACGCTACCTGGTGGCGCAACTTCGGGCCCGTCCCTCGGTCCGCGGTCTGAACCGGTTGATCGAGCTGAATCTGGGGCGCTCCGGCCAGGCGGATGGCGAGGATCTGGAAGTGCTGCGGGAGCTGTTCCATTCCCTGCTTCGGGATCGACCGGGCTACGCCTGCCGCAGCTGTGGCTTCCAGGCGCGAACCATGCACTGGCACTGCCCGAGCTGCCGTTCCTGGGCCACCATCAAGCC